GCCATCCCCCCGGGTCGCCCCCCGCACCAAAACCCCGTGATCATAGGTCAAGGCCAGGGCGGAACCGTCAATCTTCAGTTCGCAGACATAGCCCGCTGGGGGGCGAGGGGAGGGTCCGCTGCTGCTGGATTCGCTGCTATTCCCCGTATTGCTCTGCCAGTGCCGTCGCCAGCGCTGATCCCAGGCTTGCAGTTCCCCCAGATCAAAGGCATTTTCCAGGCTGTAGAGGGGAATGTGGTGCTGGACGGCGGTGAACTGCTGGGCGGGCCGCTCCCCCACCCGCTGGGTGGGACTGTGGGGGCTGATCAAGGTAGGGTGTTGCTGTTCCAGGGTTTGTAGTTCCCGGTAGAGGCGATCGTAGACAGCATCCTCCAGGATCGGCTGATCCAACCCATAGTAGGCATAGCTGGCCTGTTGCAGCAGGCGGGACAGTTCAGCAATGCGATCGGCGGCGGCTTCAGTCATGGCAAGAAATCCAACAATGAACGGGGTTCCAGCACGTCGATAATGGTTGCCCCTAAAAACAGTTTCCGTAGGTTGGGTTTCGTTCCTCGACCCAACCTACAGCGACTACAGCGACCATCTTGTGTCAATCAACCAGGGGCTTGACTGGGCTAGTTGCGAGCAATAGGGGTTGATGGCCACAGGGGTTGATGGCCACAGGGGTTGATGGCAAAAAATGGGGTCTTAAGACATCACCATCCCACCATCCACATTGATCACCTGACCGGTGATGTAGGCGGCGGCGGGATCAGCGGCCAGGAACCGCACCAAACCAGCCACTTCGGCAGCTTCCCCATAGCGACCCAGGGGGATGAACTTCAGCAGATCGTCGGCTTTCAGATCCTGGGTCATTTCCGTGGCAATGAAGCCGGGGGCAACGGCATTGGCGGTGATACCTCGCGGAGCCAGTTCCTTGGCGGTGGTTTTGGTGAGGGCAATGACCCCCCCCTTGGCGGCGCTGTAGTTGGCTTGGCCGGGGTTGCCAATTTCACCGACGATCGAGGCAATATTAATCAAACGGCCCGATTTTTGTTTGAGCATAATTTTGCTGGCTACCCGGCTACAGAGGAAGACCCCGGTGAGGTTGAGGTTAATCACCGCCTGCCAGTCGGGGGTTTTCATGCGCATTAACAGGGTGTCGCGGGTGATCCCGGCGTTATTAACCAACACATCCACCCGGTTCCAGCGATCGATCACCGCCTTAAACAACCCTTCCACGGCTTCTTCTTGGGAGACATCGGCCTGGAGGGCGATCGCCTCCCCCCCAGCGGCTTCGATTTTGGCCACCACCTCATCCGCTGCCGCGCTGGAACTGGCATAGTTGACCACCACCTTGGCTCCTTCCGCTGCCAGGGCTAGGGCAATTTCCCGTCCAATGCCTCGGGATGCCCCCGTCACCAGGGCCACTTTTCCCTTCAACCGTTGCAGGGCTTCCGGTAACCGTTCCATATCCATGATCCTTCCTTCAGCTAACATTGTTCCCATTGTCCCGCCGTGGGGGACGTTTTTGGGGACAGATACCTTGGTTTAACCCTTGGGCTGATCCGCTGACCGTTTTTGGATAATCCCCTGGCGGAACCCCAAGACCACCAAAATATTGGACAGGGTTAAAAACGATTCAGCGCTGCCATGGAGCCAATCCACATCGGCCAACTGCTGTCCATAATGGGCCTGGGCATAGATCCCCGCTGGGATCGTGACCGCCACAAAGACCAGGGTCATATAAAAACCAATGAGGGCGAGGCGGGGCGTTTGGCCCGATCGCGTCAAAAACCACAGACCCCCCAAATAGGGAAACAGGGACAGAGCAAACAGGGTTTCTTTGGTCATGGGGTCAACCTCACCGGGGCGCTACGGGATATCTACAGCTTAGGGTCTAGGGTCCAGTCTAGCGTTGATGGTCAACCTGGGATCTACTCTGGAACCGTTACGGTATCGACGATTCCACTCGCCCCGGATTCTGTCATCTGCCAAACCCCATAGGTCTGACCCACCTCGCCCCAGCCATTGAAATCCAGGGCACTGCTGGCTCCCTGGTAGTCTAGCTCCTGATCTTCTCCCCCTAAGGCTATGGCTTGGCAAATATCCAAGACTTCGATGCCGGGGGGACTGGCGACCGGCACCACCTGGGTTTTAATCTCCCCGCCGAGGGTACTATTGCGCCGTTGGGCGGCGAGGGCCAACAGGGTTACCCCGTCCCACACTTGGGCATCGTCAAGCTGGGGTTCGCGATCGTAGGCTTGACGATATAGAGCCGCAAATTGCTGGAAACCAGGGCCAGGGGTGGGGGGAACAAGGCCCAGGGATCCCGCCATTCGAGACTGGCCTTGGGGAGTCTTTGCCCCCAGTTCCAGCAGATCCTCAGCGGTCACGGCATCCGTCACCAGCAGGGGAACCTGCCCCAGCAAACCCTGGTCGGCTAAGGCTTGGAGCAGGGACCGGCCCGTGTTGGCATCAGCCAGCAGCACCACCGCCTCGGGTTGACTAGCGAAGGCTTCGGTTACGGGTGCATCCCAACGGAGGGTATCGGGATCATAAAAACTCGGTTGGCCCTTCGGGGTGAGGATGCCCCCTTGGGCGGTAAAGGTGTCTATAAAGGCTTGGGCTAGCTCTCGGCCCTGGTCAGTCTGGACGGCAAGGAGGG
This region of Prochlorothrix hollandica PCC 9006 = CALU 1027 genomic DNA includes:
- a CDS encoding ABC transporter substrate-binding protein is translated as MVFNSPLCPRLRTIALALSLSLSACQASPPSRTTTPPPKPPRTIATLLPLTGPLAPQGASMEATARLAVDRINQCDGVRGRQLELRVADSRGEPSQIAATMTEWAAIEGLLGVVEAHASAGSQATAAIAVQQQILQLSASTPSPQDTAAARTGQFQDFWFRLVPRNALQGSALAQVAQKRGFKTVSLLAVQTDQGRELAQAFIDTFTAQGGILTPKGQPSFYDPDTLRWDAPVTEAFASQPEAVVLLADANTGRSLLQALADQGLLGQVPLLVTDAVTAEDLLELGAKTPQGQSRMAGSLGLVPPTPGPGFQQFAALYRQAYDREPQLDDAQVWDGVTLLALAAQRRNSTLGGEIKTQVVPVASPPGIEVLDICQAIALGGEDQELDYQGASSALDFNGWGEVGQTYGVWQMTESGASGIVDTVTVPE
- the fabG gene encoding 3-oxoacyl-[acyl-carrier-protein] reductase yields the protein MERLPEALQRLKGKVALVTGASRGIGREIALALAAEGAKVVVNYASSSAAADEVVAKIEAAGGEAIALQADVSQEEAVEGLFKAVIDRWNRVDVLVNNAGITRDTLLMRMKTPDWQAVINLNLTGVFLCSRVASKIMLKQKSGRLINIASIVGEIGNPGQANYSAAKGGVIALTKTTAKELAPRGITANAVAPGFIATEMTQDLKADDLLKFIPLGRYGEAAEVAGLVRFLAADPAAAYITGQVINVDGGMVMS
- a CDS encoding DUF3593 domain-containing protein, translating into MTKETLFALSLFPYLGGLWFLTRSGQTPRLALIGFYMTLVFVAVTIPAGIYAQAHYGQQLADVDWLHGSAESFLTLSNILVVLGFRQGIIQKRSADQPKG